The segment AGAGTGACATGCGCTGGCTCACTGGCATCGTGCTGGGCTTCGTGATCGGCTGCGTGGTCAGCTCGAGCGGCCAGCAGGCGGGGCCGCCCCCGTCGCAGGCCGAGCAGTATCTGCGCCAGGTCGGCATGCGCGAAGCGCTGGAGCGCCAGCACGACCAGAACGCTGCCGCCAGCAAGGAGCAGATCTCACAGATCGTTGATCAACTGGCCGAGCAGGCTCAGCTCCCGCCCGACGTCCGAACTGGCCTCCAGTCGATGTACTCGGAGATGGTCGAGGCCGTCCAGAACTCGTACACGGTGGATGAGGCGCTCGCCGTCTACGCGCGGGCGTGGGATCGGAACTACCCGGGAGACGATTTCCAGATCGCGAAGGCCCAGCTGGCGACGCCCGAAGGCCGGCGCCTGATGCGCGCGGCCAACGAGGCGGTCTCGGATACCGCCCACTTCATCCAGCAGCGCCGACAGGCGGCGCTGCAGCGCGAGACCACCAAGCTCGTCGAGCACGTGCGCGAGCTGGGGAAGAAGTACCCCGCGCGCTGACCTACTTCGCGCGCTCGATGTATCTCTGCTCGGTCGGGTCGACGCGCAGCTTCTCGCCGGCTTCGATGAACGGCGGCACCTGGATCGTGACTCCGTTCTCGAGCACGGCGGGCTTCGACGACTTGGCGGCGGTCTGGCCTTTCACGACGGGCTCCGCGGAGCGGACCCGGATCTCGACGATCGAGGGCAGAGTCACTCCGATGGGCACGCCGTCGAGCAGCTCGACGGAGCAGCGCATGCCTTCGGAGAGCCACGGCTTCGTGTCGCCGAGCACGTCGTCGGGAATGTTGGTCTGCTCGTAGCTCTGAACGTCCATGAAGACCGCGCCCTGGGCCTCGGTGTACAGATAGTCCATGTCCTTGGACTCGATGTCGGCCTCCTCGACCTGGTCGCCGGTGCCGAGCTTCAGCTCGCGCTGGGTGCCGTCGAGGATCGAGCGGAACTTCACCTGGATGAACGCGCGGCCCTTGCCGGGCGTGCGGATCTCGCTCTCCATGACTCGATAGGGCTTGCCATCGAGCATGACGTTCATTCCCCTGCGCAACTCGTTCGCTTGCATGGTCAGATGTTCCTCAGCCTCGCGAGCAACCGCTCCCAGATGTTTCCGAACCCGCCGTTCGACATGACCAGCGCTACGTCCTTGCCCGTGCGGTGGCGGGCGAGATACTCGATGATCTCGTCGACCTCGGCGAGATAGTGCGCCTCCTTGCCGGCGCGGCGCACGCGGTCGACCACCCACTCGGGGCGCATGCGCTCGTCTTCCTTCAGGGCCTCGGCCTTGAACACGCCCGCCAGGATCACTTCGTCGGCGGCAGCGAGCGCGTCGGCGAAGTCGCTCTCGAAGAAGCGGCGGCGGCTGGTGTTCGTGCGCGGCTCGAAGATCGCGAACAGGCGGCGCTCGGGAAAGCGCGCGCGGATCGCGGCGATCGTCTCGCGCACGGCGGTGGGGTGGTGGGCGAAGTCGTCGATCACCGCCATGCCGGCGGCCTCGCCGCGCAGCTCCTGGCGGCGCTTCACGCCCTGGAAGCTGGCCATCGCCGCCCCGGCCTTCTCGGGAGTCACTCCCAGGCCCGCGCAGACCGCGACCGCGCCCAGCACGTTCTCCACGTTGTGTCTGCCGAAGAGCGGCATGCGCACGCGCGCCACGCGCTCGTCGCGCCTCCAGACCGTGAACTGCGTGCCTTCGGCATCGAAGGCGATGTCGGACACGCGCCAGATCGCGCCCTCGCGGAAGCCGTAGCCCTCGACCGGTGCCTTCGCGCCGGCGAGCACGGCGCGCACGGTCTCGGCATCGGTCGCGGCCACGATGCGACCGTCGGC is part of the Myxococcota bacterium genome and harbors:
- the mpl gene encoding UDP-N-acetylmuramate:L-alanyl-gamma-D-glutamyl-meso-diaminopimelate ligase, translating into MPRSIPPIEAVHHVHFVAVCGTAMGSLACMLAERGFHVTGSDTDAYPPMSDQLKAHGIEVQKGWNPDRLASDSPDLVVVIGNAARPDNPEARAAIDGGLAYVSFCDAVQHFFLRGKHSVVVTGTHGKTTTTSIVAWMLTHAGRDPSALIGGVFQNFGGSYRLGAGPEFVIEGDEYDSAFFDKTPKFLHYDARTALITSVEFDHADIYQNLGQIQDAFRELVSQVPADGRIVAATDAETVRAVLAGAKAPVEGYGFREGAIWRVSDIAFDAEGTQFTVWRRDERVARVRMPLFGRHNVENVLGAVAVCAGLGVTPEKAGAAMASFQGVKRRQELRGEAAGMAVIDDFAHHPTAVRETIAAIRARFPERRLFAIFEPRTNTSRRRFFESDFADALAAADEVILAGVFKAEALKEDERMRPEWVVDRVRRAGKEAHYLAEVDEIIEYLARHRTGKDVALVMSNGGFGNIWERLLARLRNI
- the efp gene encoding elongation factor P; this translates as MQANELRRGMNVMLDGKPYRVMESEIRTPGKGRAFIQVKFRSILDGTQRELKLGTGDQVEEADIESKDMDYLYTEAQGAVFMDVQSYEQTNIPDDVLGDTKPWLSEGMRCSVELLDGVPIGVTLPSIVEIRVRSAEPVVKGQTAAKSSKPAVLENGVTIQVPPFIEAGEKLRVDPTEQRYIERAK